One Triticum dicoccoides isolate Atlit2015 ecotype Zavitan chromosome 5B, WEW_v2.0, whole genome shotgun sequence genomic window carries:
- the LOC119311011 gene encoding L-ascorbate oxidase-like: MLPSARPLLAAAAVLCFWLLVAVAEAKVHHYTWDISYQLKSPDCFEKLAVTVNGEAPGPTIRATLGDTIIVAVHNKLETENTAIHWHGIRQIDTPWADGVAGVTQCPILPGETFTYKFVVDRPGTYLYHAHYGMQRVAGLNGMIVVTVPDGFVEPFSYDEEHTVLLGDWWHKSVYEQATGLSSNPFVFVTEPQSLLINGRGMFNCSLAPSGTCNASRPDCALPTLFTAVPGKTYLLRIGSLTSLSSLYFEIEGHSMMVVEADGHYVRPFAVRGLFIYSGETYSVLVKADQDPRRNYWAASHVVGRNPSQTPTGKAVVSYAFNGNNPWMPPPTAPPAGPPWNNTAIRVEQSRAIFAHPRFVEPMPARADRTLLLLNTQNRIDGHIKWTINGVSLMFPATPYLVAMKRGMKDAYEQRPPPDMYDHMSHDISAPAPTNGTVGSPVYRLALGSVVDVVLQNSNMLNNKSETHPWHLHGHDFWVLGHGEGKFNPAADAWRLLNVRDPIMKNTVPLHPDGWTAVRFRADNPGVWLFHCHVEAHVFMGMGVVFEEGVERVGRLPSSIMGCGRSKGLH, encoded by the exons ATGCTACCGTCGGCGAGGCCACTGCTCGCTGCCGCCGCCGTGCTATGCTTCTGGCTGCTGGTGGCCGTGGCGGAGGCCAAGGTGCACCACTACACGTGGGACATCTCGTACCAGTTAAAGTCCCCCGACTGCTTCGAGAAGCTCGCCGTGACCGTCAACGGCGAGGCTCCCGGCCCGACCATCCGCGCCACGTTGGGTGACACCATCATCGTCGCCGTCCATAACAAGCTCGAGACCGAGAACACCGCCATCCACTGGCACGGCATCCGCCAGATCGACACGCCGTGGGCTGACGGCGTCGCCGGCGTCACGCAGTGCCCCATCCTGCCCGGCGAAACCTTCACCTACAAATTCGTCGTCGACAGG CCTGGCACGTACCTGTACCATGCGCACTACGGGATGCAGCGCGTGGCGGGACTCAACGGCATGATCGTGGTCACCGTGCCGGACGGCTTCGTCGAGCCCTTTTCTTACGACGAGGAGCACACCGTCCTCCTCGGCGACTGGTGGCACAAGAGCGTCTACGAGCAGGCCACAGGCCTCTCCTCCAACCCCTTCGTCTTCGTCACGGAGCCCCAGTCTCTCCTCATCAACGGCAGAGGAATGTTCAACTGCTCGCTCGCTCCCAGTGGAACGTGCAACGCCTCCCGCCCCGACTGCGCTCTGCCGACTCTCTTCACCGCCGTGCCGGGAAAGACATACCTCCTCCGCATCGGCAGCCTCACCTCGCTCTCATCGCTCTACTTCGAGATAGAGGGCCACTCCATGATGGTCGTGGAGGCCGACGGGCACTACGTGCGGCCGTTCGCGGTGAGGGGCCTCTTCATCTACTCCGGCGAGACGTACTCCGTGCTGGTCAAGGCCGACCAGGACCCGCGGAGAAACTACTGGGCTGCGTCCCACGTCGTCGGCCGCAACCCCAGCCAGACACCGACCGGCAAGGCCGTCGTGAGCTACGCCTTCAACGGCAACAACCCGTGGATGCCTCCGCCCACGGCGCCACCGGCTGGCCCGCCATGGAACAACACGGCTATCAGGGTGGAGCAGAGCAGGGCCATCTTCGCGCACCCACGCTTCGTAGAGCCCATGCCGGCGAGGGCCGACCGCACACTGCTCCTCCTCAACACCCAGAACCGGATCGATGGCCACATCAAGTGGACCATCAATGGCGTGTCGCTCATGTTCCCGGCCACGCCGTACCTCGTGGCGATGAAGCGCGGCATGAAAGACGCGTACGAGCAACGCCCGCCGCCCGACATGTACGACCACATGAGCCACGACATCTCCGCGCCGGCGCCGACGAACGGGACCGTGGGCAGCCCGGTGTACCGGCTTGCGCTCGGCTCCGTGGTGGACGTGGTGCTGCAGAACTCCAACATGCTCAATAACAAGAGCGAGACGCACCCGTGGCATCTCCATGGTCACGACTTCTGGGTGCTTGGCCATGGTGAAGGTAAGTTCAACCCTGCCGCGGACGCCTGGAGGCTGCTCAACGTGAGAGATCCCATCATGAAGAACACGGTGCCACTGCACCCGGATGGGTGGACGGCGGTGCGGTTCCGGGCGGACAACCCGGGGGTGTGGCTGTTCCACTGTCACGTGGAAGCTCATGTGTTCATGGGCATGGGTGTGGTCTTCGAGGAGGGCGTCGAGAGGGTCGGCCGGCTGCCGTCGTCCATCATGGGCTGTGGACGATCCAAGGGGCTGCACTGA